The Oikeobacillus pervagus sequence TGTTTTTTTAGTTGATGTACTTCTACATACAATAGTAATTTTTCCACCTTTCATACCCTCCAGCTAAAACATATGATCATAAAACTATCATAGCTAAGCTAAGTCGAACTTTGGAAAAAGTGTTCAATCTTATTTGGTGGAAACTGTTGATTATAGATTAGCAGTTCACAAGGGGACGACTATAAAGAAAATATTCAAAAATCAATACAATTGTTAAATGAGATAATTGATAATACCAAAGTAAATGCTAAAAAAGGAAGACTATTGTTTTTTAGAGAAAATGAAATAGAAGCAGTGTTGATTAATGTTCATGAAGTATTTAGGCACATAATTAAAGTTCTTGAGTTAACAAAGTTTTCAGTAGGATATAGAGAAAGTCGGTTACTTTTTTAAAGTTTTCTGTTCTATAAGCAGCATTTAAAAACCAACCAAACCAAAACAAATGGAGTTAAACTTCCAAAGAGGAAATATCACCATACAAAAAAGTTTTCCAAAAAACAGTTCACAAAAGAAGAGGCATTCAACGATTTAAAAGAACGTTTGAACCAAAAGCTATATGAAAATGTCTTCGATCACTGCCAAAATCCGTTTTTAAGCAAAAAAGAATTTAATCGAATAAAAGATGGGGCTGTTAAAAAAGTACAGGTGATCGATGAATAGGCTGTAGAAATTGAACGTGACGGCTTATAGGAGCTTTTGTCAATATAGCATATCAACAAGTGAAGTACGTGATTGTACTTAATACATCTCGGCTATGGCGCTCTGATATGGTAAAAGTATAGATACAACAAGCGCTAAAGAAATACAAGGTGGTGAAAAATTACATACTCTATGATAGTTGTACCACCATAGAGTATTATGTGTAAATGGACGCATTTATACCGGATGCTCAATGAGCTAGCACATTTGTTCCTATGAATGTTTTTCAATAAAATGTTGAACTCCTGTCTTGATTTCCTCTGTTTGAAATACTTTCCCAAAATGTTGGGCTTCTATGGATAAGCCTGTTTCTAGAGAGACTTGTAATCCTTGTTGAATGGATTTCTTCATATAAGATAGGGCGGGAAGGGAATAGGATGTTAAACGTTGGGCTATTGCATTCGCGCGATTAAGAGAATTTCCCTTAGGAACGACTTCATTTACGAGACCAACATGCAAGGCTTCGTTTGCTGTTAGCGAGTCTCCAAGGAACATCATTTGTTTTGCTTTTGTTTCCCCGATCAAACGAGGAAGTCTTTGTGTTCCTCCAGCGCCTGGGAATAATCCTAGCTTAATTTCTGGAAGACCGATGATTGCATGTTGCTCCATAATTCGAAGATCACAAGCCAAAGCAAGTTCACAACCACCTCCAAGGGCTAACCCATTTAGAGCTGCGATCGTTGGCTTTGGTAAACGATAAAATTTATGAAACGCATCTTGCAGTTCTAACCCTTTCTGTTCGGCAAAAGCTTCTCCTTTTCCAATCCATTCTGGAAATTCTTTTATATCAGCGCCAGCCATGAAGGCTTTTTCACCAGCACCTGTCAATATCACAGCATGAATAGAATCATCTGTATGCAATTCATCTGCTAGATTTGAAAGTTGTTGAACGACCTTTTGATTCAATAGATTTAACGGCAAGTTGTTGAGGATGACCGTGGCAATTCCCATTTCTTTTCGGTATATGATCAATGATTCATTCAAGACTTACGAGCCTCCTTTTGTTTTGGCATCATTTTTTCACGATCCCAAGCGTTGTTGATTCCTAATTCTTTTAGTTTAAACTTTTGAATCCGCTCTGTTGCCGTTTTGGGGAAAGCCTCCATCCATTCAATATACCGAGGGACCATAAAGTACGCCATTCGTTCCTCACACCAACGGATGATTTCCTCTGGAGTAAGGGTCTCATCTTTTTTTGGAACCACATATAATTTTACATCTTCTTCTCCTACATCAGACGGGACACCCACAGCAGCTGAATCTAATACTTTCTTATGCTGATTGACGATTTTTTCAATTTCCCATGAAGAAATATTTTCCCCGCGTCTTCTAATACATTGTTTATGGCGATCATAAAAATATAAATAACCATCCTCATCGATATGACCATGATCCCCTGTATAAAACCATCCGTCCCTTAATACTTCTTGAGTTTTGATAGGATTTTTATAATAACCTTTCATCAAAAATGGTTGTTTATTAGAACGAATAATAATTTCTCCTCGTTGATTAGGCGGTAGTTCTTCCCCTTGCTCGTCCACAATTTTCGCTTCAACAAACGGATAGGGCTTTCCTATCGAAGGGGGACGAGATGCATTTAATGGATTGGACAGACAAAAACCAGTCGTTTCCGTTAATCCATACCCTTCTACAATTTGCACTCCAAATCTTTCCTCGAATGGGCGCCAAAATTCTTTCGGTGTTGCTGCACAGGCAGTGATTCTGGCGGAATGGTTTCGGTCTGTTTGTTTCTTCGGTTGTTTACAAAGAATGTGAATCATCGACCCTAAAGAATTGAAAATGGTCGCTTGATAAAAACGGATCTCATCCCAAAACTTGGAGGCGCTGAATTTTTCACTTAAGGCGATGGTGGCATTTTTGCTAATACTTCCGAGAACGGTATGGGCCTGGGCATTGATGTGGAAGAGCGGGAGACATGTATACAAAATATCATCTTGTTGAACTCCTATCATTTGATTCGCAAAAGATCTGGCCGATTCTATGAAAGAGGCGTGAGTGAGCATCACTCCTTTTGGCCGTCCAGTTGTTCCAGATGTGTACAAGATACTATGGATAGAGCCCGGATCAACAGCGGATAAACTATAAGATTGATTATTA is a genomic window containing:
- a CDS encoding ATP-dependent acyl-CoA ligase, yielding MLQNIPQFLLHHIEETPNKPYLHSHNESISYSQLYNRIQRTTNGLLEIGIRSEDTVCIMMDNGPEYLDIWMSLSFLGAISVPLNVHLKGEGLQYIIQHSESKVIFVDHDYLPNVLACLEKIPQSFQVIVISNEPVGERIVFPHLKIISYASLLSNNQSYSLSAVDPGSIHSILYTSGTTGRPKGVMLTHASFIESARSFANQMIGVQQDDILYTCLPLFHINAQAHTVLGSISKNATIALSEKFSASKFWDEIRFYQATIFNSLGSMIHILCKQPKKQTDRNHSARITACAATPKEFWRPFEERFGVQIVEGYGLTETTGFCLSNPLNASRPPSIGKPYPFVEAKIVDEQGEELPPNQRGEIIIRSNKQPFLMKGYYKNPIKTQEVLRDGWFYTGDHGHIDEDGYLYFYDRHKQCIRRRGENISSWEIEKIVNQHKKVLDSAAVGVPSDVGEEDVKLYVVPKKDETLTPEEIIRWCEERMAYFMVPRYIEWMEAFPKTATERIQKFKLKELGINNAWDREKMMPKQKEARKS
- a CDS encoding enoyl-CoA hydratase/isomerase family protein, whose amino-acid sequence is MGIATVILNNLPLNLLNQKVVQQLSNLADELHTDDSIHAVILTGAGEKAFMAGADIKEFPEWIGKGEAFAEQKGLELQDAFHKFYRLPKPTIAALNGLALGGGCELALACDLRIMEQHAIIGLPEIKLGLFPGAGGTQRLPRLIGETKAKQMMFLGDSLTANEALHVGLVNEVVPKGNSLNRANAIAQRLTSYSLPALSYMKKSIQQGLQVSLETGLSIEAQHFGKVFQTEEIKTGVQHFIEKHS
- a CDS encoding YxiF family protein; protein product: MSSSQGDDYKENIQKSIQLLNEIIDNTKVNAKKGRLLFFRENEIEAVLINVHEVFRHIIKVLELTKFSVGYRESRLLF